From one Silurus meridionalis isolate SWU-2019-XX chromosome 23, ASM1480568v1, whole genome shotgun sequence genomic stretch:
- the kcnk10a gene encoding potassium channel subfamily K member 10a has protein sequence MKFPAENQRKPSSSWSPPPVAVQTNLVPPKKVQPGMLQSSLVQASVATMQNPMGCSLPRLSISRPASMVASIEAGADGSALMTVMKWKTVLAVFVVVVIYLVAGGLAFRALEQPFEKNQKDTITAEKAAFLQKHPCVTPEELETLIKHSIDAFSAGVSPIGDTTYNFSYWDLSSAFFFAGTVITTIGYGNIAPSTEGGKTFCILYAIFGIPLFGFLLAGVGDQLGTVFVKTIAKVEKMFRNKNNQISQMKIRVASTFLFILAGCIVFVTIPAVVFKEIEEWTALDAIYFVVITLTTVGIGDYVAGGNRAKEYYNWYKPLVWFWILVGLAYFAAVLSMIGDWLRVLSKKTKEEVGEFKAHAAEWKANVRAEFRETRRRLSVEVHDKLQRAATIRSMERRQLGLDQRAQSLDILSHPHERRAANFNILDAATNFKTSSQESINTKLNDNIFNRFGSISKLAKRAKNRELRKNITEDGRKTGSEEKKEVEEEELEKEVNTSLSDLPLFVESPKSQNEFVMVQATTKEEEEEDEAKEEDKEEGEGRGEEKEEGGGVEEIKAEEEKTLEEFHLEMDV, from the exons TTGCGGTCCAGACCAACCTGGTTCCCCCGAAAAAAGTCCAGCCCGGGATGCTGCAGTCCAGTCTTGTCCAGGCCAGCGTGGCCACAATGCAGAACCCAATGGGGTGTTCGCTTCCTCGCCTCTCCATATCCAGGCCTGCTAGCATGGTAGCTAGCATAGAGGCGGGAGCAGACGGCTCGGCGCTGATGACCGTGATGAAATGGAAGACGGTGCTGGCCGTGTtcgtggtggtggtgatttATTTAGTGGCTGGTGGTTTGGCATTTCGAGCTCTGGAGCAGCCATTTGAAAAAAACCAGAAGGACACGATTACAGCTGAGAAGGCAGCGTTCCTACAGAAGCATCCCTGTGTCACACCTGAGGAACTCGAGACTCTCATTAAG CACTCCATCGACGCGTTCAGTGCCGGCGTGAGTCCGATAGGAGACACAACCTACAACTTCAGCTACTGGGATCTCAGCAGTGCGTTCTTCTTCGCTGGTACCGTCATCACCACTATag GATATGGGAACATCGCTCCGAGCACAGAGGGAGGGAAAACTTTCTGCATTCTCTACGCCATATTTGGCATCCCGCTCTTCGGGTTTCTGCTGGCTGGAGTCGGGGATCAACTCGGCACCGTCTTTGTGAAGACCATCGCCAAAGTGGAGAAGATGTTCcgg AATAAGAATAATCAGATCAGTCAGATGAAGATCCGCGTGGCCTCCAccttcctcttcatcctcgccggCTGCATCGTCTTCGTCACAATTCCTGCAGTTGTTTTTAAGGAAATTGAAGAATGGACGGCGCTCGATGCCATTTATTTTGTGGTCATCACACTAACGACCGTTGGCATCGGGGACTATGTGGCAG GAGGAAACCGAGCGAAAGAGTATTATAACTGGTACAAGCCACTGGTTTGGTTCTGGATCCTGGTGGGTCTGGCGTACTTCGCTGCTGTACTGAGTATGATCGGAGACTGGCTGAGGGTTCTGTCCAAAAAGACTAAAGAGGAG GTCGGTGAGTTTAAAGCTCACGCTGCGGAGTGGAAAGCGAACGTCCGGGCCGAGTTCAGAGAGACGAGACGGCGCCTCAGTGTGGAGGTTCACGATAAACTGCAGCGTGCAGCTACGATCCGCAGCATGGAGCGGCGTCAACTCGGCCTGGACCAACGCGCTCAATCACTCGACATCCTGTCTCATCCTCACGAGCGACGAGCCGCAAACTTCAACATTCTGGACGCGGCGACTAACTTTAAGACGTCATCGCAGGAGAGCATCAACACCAAACTGAACGACAACATCTTCAACCGCTTCGGCTCCATCAGCAAACTGGCCAAACGAGCCAAGAACAGGGAGCTGAGGAAGAACATCACAGAAGATGGCAGAAAAACCGGCAgtgaggagaagaaagaggtggaggaggaggagctggaGAAGGAGGTGAACACCAGTCTGTCGGATCTGCCGCTGTTTGTGGAGAGTCCAAAATCACAGAACGAGTTTGTAATGGTGCAGGCAACgaccaaagaagaagaagaagaagatgaagcaaaagaagaagataaagaagaaggagaaggtagaggagaagaaaaagaagaaggaggaggagttgaagaaataaaagcagaggaagaaaaaacactTGAGGAGTTTCACCTAGAAATGGATGTGTAG